ATGACAATTGTTAAACACCAGTTCTATTTATGTCGGACGAAAAAAGGCATGATATGTAAAAAATATTTCTCACGGGCATTAATAGGTCATCAAGATAGATTACTGTCAAAAAATCATATATTTTAAAAACATATCGGTAGTTTAATAACTCACATCCTTGGAAGCACCAATCAAATATTCATAGATTTTTTTATTAGAATTTTCAATTTTAATTCAAAATTTTTATTAATTTGTTAAATCTAATATTTAAAATTCAAAAAATTTTAATATGATGTTATTGTGAAATTTTTAATGAAAACTAAACTCATTGCCACAATCGTAATAATTACAATAATGGCCGGCTTTGTGTCTCTTGTCACTCAAATATCGCAAGAGGCCTCTGCTACTGCTATTTTTTGTCCTAACAAAGGTTCGAAACAACAGGGTGCTGCAGTATGCAGCGATGGGGACTGCAAGAGAATATTTACACCGAGTGGAAAAATAAATACAAATGGTAAATGCTAGAGCTCAATTAAAAAAAACTCATATAATGATTAATCATTATATGAACAATCACTTTTTATTGCATTACGAGACTAATCCCATTGAAATGGATTAATTGTTGTTATAATTGGTATTCATATCTTTTGTGTTATTATCTTGGAAGATTATAATTCTGTTCTTTAATCCTCAATAGTTCGCATGAAATAAACTAATCAGTAAAATAGTTGCAACGTTTTCTAATCTTGACGATAGGGTGATTGGAAGCGAAAAAAGTTCAATGCATTACCCACTGAGAATTTAAATTCCAATAATGAATGACCGGGTCCCTCCTCTAAAGATTTTCCAAGTCTTTAGACACTGACACCATTGAAAATAAATATCATAAAAATTATCAGTTTACGCACAAAAAAATCCAATTTTTACATCAAATTTGTATTACATACATTTCGGTTAATTCCCAATTCTTTTGATTTTCTGATATTTTTGACTGTGGCTTTTGTAGGTCCCAAAGAAACCGCTATAAGCCCTGGTCTATAAAAAAGATGAATTGTCCATTCACATACCATAATGTCTAACAAGAACATTTTTCACTTTGATATATTTTGTAATAGCATTTCTTTTTGTTTATCGTTTTCCATTATACTATTATTGGTTATTGCATAATTGCTGGATGATACAACAGAATTGCCATTATTTGGTTGAATTAACAGAACTGCCCAATTGTTGGAAAGAGCTTTGACTGGATAGTACGAGACTAGCATTTCCGTGCCGTTAACTATTTCTTTAACGGTGCCTGACTTCCCATTAATGGCATTTTTGAATCCCTGCAAATTGGCAAATGATTCGTTTCGGTTAGATGATTGTATGTCTGAGTCAGCAACCACCTTGCCAAGATTGTCAACATATACAATGCGTTCATTATTGGTCAGATTCAATGATTGAAGGCTTTTGTTAAATTCACTCATATCCAAGCCACCAGCCCATATTCCTGTTAATGAACCTTTTACCTCTGAATAGATAGGTACTGCCATCACGGCCTGATTCTGGCCAGAGGATGCAGATACTATTACATTACCCAGGAAAGTATCATTATTAGTTATCACTCCCTTGTAGTAATCCCTGAACGCAAAATTAGATTTGGAGAGATTCTGCTGAAGAGCATATGGTTCCTCAATATATATATCACCATTCGGCATCAAAAAGAACACCAACTGAAACTCTCCATATTTTTCCAAAATGTCTTTTGCTACTTGTCTTTTAGGGATATCCGCGTTTTGGGGGATTCCTTTTTGCTGTCCTATTGTTTCCTCAAGCATGTTTACAGAGGTTACATTTTTAACTTCTGGCAACATACCAGTGAGTTCAAGTATTGCCGCAGCTTTTTCAAGTCGGTTCTCCATGTTTTGTGCTAAAAGTTTAACATAATTATGGGCTTGATATGCATTGTTTTCAAAAATTGTTGTGTTATTGTTATTTCCATTCATTGCAGGAGGAATCTGTGCACTAGAAGGTGTTTGTGTTCCTAAAGATATTGCTAAAATGAGTAAAGTCAAACCCGTGATTCCATAGATTACTTTTTTAGTTACAATGTTTTTGTTTTGCATAGATGATCTCCTATACACAAGGACGATGTTATAGAAAGGTCTTTCTTTTACATGAAGGCTGATTTAATTATATATCCCATGTAACCCATAAAGCGTTTTGTCTTTATCTGGATATTGGTTGATTATTTGACTACTATGAATTGTAATTGATTAAATAAAATACCTATTTTAAATTAAATGGATTTCCATTTACAGGGAGTTGGCGATGAAGGCTTAACCGAATACCGTTATGGTTGCTCTATCCGATTCACTTTTTAATAAATCCTCATTTCTAACATCCAATTCAAAAACAAAATGGGCATTCCTTATATAATGTGGCCTTAAACTGTTATTGATGAATGATCGATTCTTCAGCCTTTACCTATACTTGCAATAGTGTTATTATCTTCATTATTGATTCCTACTGATTCTCTACATACAGCATATTCAAAGAATCTGACCAATCCTACGGATGATGCAATAAGGGGTTCCATTACTAGCACCAATAACAATGGCACCTCAGCCGATCCAGCATGAATACTGGGTGGCGCATTCAAGTTCTCTAACATCAATTCAACTACAGTGTCACCTGCATTCAACTCAACATTTTACATTGCTTTGTCGCCTAACTCAACATATTTAGCTGGAATGAACAGATTGATTATTTGTGATAGACTGGCCCTCTTACAATCGCTCATTAGTTCAACGCGGTGAGATCCTCTTCTCGTATGATTTCCTTGATGGTTGGGGTTCAGAGATAGAGAATATGAATATAAACAAAAAGGGTAAACCATTTGTATTTCCAGATTCTTTCATCTTGGCCATTGGTTACATTCGCTATTTATTTCACCTACCATACAGACAAACCCAAGGTATAATTAAGGCCACAGGAAAAAGGTTACCTGCTAATCCACCAAGTTATGGTCACATCTGTAAACGAATCAACAAGCTAAACATCGATATTAAAAGAGACAAGATGGATGACGATGATGACCTAATAATATCAATAGACAGTACAGGTATCAAGATTACTAACAGAGGTCAGTGGATGGATGAGAAATGGAATACACAAAATAGAAAAGGATATCTCAAGATCCACGTTGCTGTAGACATAAAGACCAGGAAAATCATTGCTTTGGAAGTGACAGATGAGAAGGTACATGATGGGAAAATGCTAAAGAAACTAGTCAATCATGTTTTGGATTCGAGAGAACCAAACACTGTAAAGATAAAATCGGTACTAGCTGATGGAGCCTATGATTCAAATCCAAACTTTGTGTATCTTGAGGACAAAAAGATCAATCCAGGTATAAAGGTAAGAAGGAACTCTATTGTTTCTCCTAAAAACAATAGGTTAAGGAACAACGAAGTAAAGTTACAAGCAAAGGATCTGTTGAAATGGAAGACAAAAAGAAAATACGGACAGAGATGGATATCTGAAACTGTGTTCTCAGCTATAAAGAGAATGTTTGGTGAATACACATCAGCAAACAGGTTTCAAAACATGGTAAAGGGGATCATGATAAAAGTATCATTGTATAACATTTTTAGAAGAATATAACATGATGATCATGATGATAACCGGAGAATAAGGAATTATGCAACAAAGCATTTTACATGGTAAAAGTTGACGGTACTGCAAACCATACTCATTCGATTTATGATTTTAAATTAGCCGGGCAACCAGCAGTAGACAACACCATTAACTCCACATTGTATAATGACACATCAACTGTGACTATGAGAGAAGGACTGGCAAAGAATGTTCCAACGGAAATTAATATTTTGGGTGACTATGCAATTAGTATAAAATTGGATGGGTCTGTAATAGATAACCATTTTGGAAGCGAGCCAATATTTGGCACTCAG
This Candidatus Nitrosocosmicus oleophilus DNA region includes the following protein-coding sequences:
- a CDS encoding IS5-like element ISThar1 family transposase — encoded protein: MIDWPSYNRSLVQRGEILFSYDFLDGWGSEIENMNINKKGKPFVFPDSFILAIGYIRYLFHLPYRQTQGIIKATGKRLPANPPSYGHICKRINKLNIDIKRDKMDDDDDLIISIDSTGIKITNRGQWMDEKWNTQNRKGYLKIHVAVDIKTRKIIALEVTDEKVHDGKMLKKLVNHVLDSREPNTVKIKSVLADGAYDSNPNFVYLEDKKINPGIKVRRNSIVSPKNNRLRNNEVKLQAKDLLKWKTKRKYGQRWISETVFSAIKRMFGEYTSANRFQNMVKGIMIKVSLYNIFRRI
- a CDS encoding cache domain-containing protein, with the translated sequence MQNKNIVTKKVIYGITGLTLLILAISLGTQTPSSAQIPPAMNGNNNNTTIFENNAYQAHNYVKLLAQNMENRLEKAAAILELTGMLPEVKNVTSVNMLEETIGQQKGIPQNADIPKRQVAKDILEKYGEFQLVFFLMPNGDIYIEEPYALQQNLSKSNFAFRDYYKGVITNNDTFLGNVIVSASSGQNQAVMAVPIYSEVKGSLTGIWAGGLDMSEFNKSLQSLNLTNNERIVYVDNLGKVVADSDIQSSNRNESFANLQGFKNAINGKSGTVKEIVNGTEMLVSYYPVKALSNNWAVLLIQPNNGNSVVSSSNYAITNNSIMENDKQKEMLLQNISK